In Longimicrobium sp., the following proteins share a genomic window:
- a CDS encoding TolC family protein: MLSPTRLAPMLVLLLAAAPLAARAQGDPLGGYVRQAMENNLSLRQERLSAERSSAAVREARGLLLPTVSFDARYSELSGGMNLGDLVNPAYEALNQVTGTTQFPTNIDARLPMAQETKIRIAQPLLAPAAWENQRLRRTLADLDGAALGTATRQLAADVQTAYLDYARSARVVELYRNTLPLLQENLRVAERRVENGTATPDAVLRARAERAETEQALAEAEGRSTAALRRFNFLLGRDLDTPVEVLADSALAYPLAVTEEDVVRSALAGREELMQGAAGVRAAESQVRLARAGQLPTVALAVDYGIQGNAYRFGKDDDFAIASLVVSWNAWNGGQHGARREQARLDADRARSRREEIGRQVELQVRTAYRGAQVARGAIATAEERLAAAERTYQLVARRWQEGIAPQIELLDARTSFTAAGLNLILTRYEYAARWVELERAAALRDLAR, from the coding sequence ATGCTGTCACCCACTCGGCTCGCGCCGATGCTCGTTCTTCTTCTCGCCGCCGCCCCGCTCGCCGCCCGAGCCCAGGGCGATCCGCTGGGCGGGTACGTTCGCCAGGCGATGGAAAACAACCTCTCGCTGCGGCAGGAGCGCCTTTCGGCCGAGCGGAGCAGCGCGGCCGTGCGCGAGGCGCGCGGGCTGCTGCTGCCGACCGTCAGCTTCGACGCCCGCTACAGCGAGCTCAGCGGGGGGATGAACCTGGGCGACCTGGTGAACCCGGCGTACGAGGCGCTCAACCAGGTGACGGGCACCACGCAGTTTCCTACCAACATCGACGCGCGCCTCCCGATGGCGCAGGAGACCAAGATCCGCATCGCGCAGCCGCTGCTGGCGCCCGCGGCGTGGGAAAACCAGCGGCTGCGGCGCACGCTGGCCGACCTGGACGGCGCCGCGCTGGGCACCGCCACGCGCCAGCTCGCCGCTGACGTGCAGACGGCCTACCTGGACTACGCCCGCTCCGCCCGCGTCGTCGAGCTCTACCGGAACACGCTGCCCCTGCTGCAGGAGAACCTTCGCGTGGCGGAGCGGCGGGTGGAGAACGGGACGGCCACCCCCGACGCCGTTCTGCGCGCCCGCGCCGAGCGCGCCGAAACGGAGCAGGCCTTGGCGGAGGCCGAGGGGCGCTCCACGGCCGCGCTGCGGCGCTTCAACTTCCTGCTGGGCCGTGACCTGGACACCCCCGTCGAGGTGCTCGCCGACTCAGCGCTCGCCTATCCGCTGGCCGTCACGGAGGAAGACGTGGTGCGCTCCGCCCTCGCCGGACGCGAGGAGCTGATGCAGGGCGCTGCCGGGGTGCGCGCGGCCGAGTCGCAGGTGCGGCTGGCCCGCGCCGGCCAGCTGCCGACGGTCGCGCTCGCCGTGGACTACGGCATTCAGGGCAACGCCTACCGCTTCGGCAAGGACGACGACTTTGCCATCGCCTCCCTGGTGGTGTCGTGGAACGCGTGGAACGGCGGGCAGCACGGCGCCCGCCGCGAGCAGGCCCGCCTGGACGCGGACCGCGCCCGCAGCCGCCGCGAAGAGATCGGCCGGCAGGTGGAGCTGCAGGTGAGGACGGCGTACCGCGGCGCGCAGGTGGCCCGCGGCGCCATCGCCACCGCGGAAGAGCGGCTGGCGGCGGCGGAGCGCACCTACCAGCTGGTCGCCCGGCGCTGGCAGGAGGGGATCGCGCCCCAGATCGAGCTGCTGGACGCCCGTACGTCGTTCACGGCGGCGGGGCTGAACCTGATCCTTACGCGATACGAGTACGCCGCCCGCTGGGTAGAGCTGGAGCGCGCCGCCGCGCTCCGCGACCTGGCCCGCTGA
- a CDS encoding TetR/AcrR family transcriptional regulator, whose protein sequence is MGTKERRDRERQETREKILDAAREMFATHGVEATTMRAIAERVEYTAAAIYHHFKDKDALIIEMVHGDFRALGQQFVRFAQVPDPVERLRLIGLAYVEFAIHKPHHYTIMFMTRTPYTEPDFDRGNPEQDAYALLLHTVTEGIEQGRFRPELNDAEQLAQMMWASVHGLVSLQIAKCDDPWIHWRDLRETSALTIDAMIRGILREG, encoded by the coding sequence ATGGGAACGAAGGAACGGCGGGACCGGGAGCGGCAGGAGACGCGCGAGAAGATTCTCGACGCAGCGCGCGAGATGTTCGCCACGCACGGTGTCGAGGCGACCACCATGCGCGCCATCGCCGAACGCGTGGAGTACACGGCGGCTGCCATCTACCACCACTTCAAGGACAAGGACGCGCTGATCATCGAGATGGTGCACGGCGACTTCCGCGCGCTGGGGCAGCAGTTCGTCCGCTTTGCGCAGGTGCCCGACCCGGTGGAGCGCCTGCGGCTGATCGGGCTGGCATACGTGGAATTCGCCATCCACAAGCCGCACCACTACACCATCATGTTCATGACGCGCACGCCGTACACCGAGCCGGACTTCGATCGCGGCAACCCGGAGCAGGACGCGTATGCGCTTCTGCTGCACACCGTGACGGAAGGGATCGAGCAGGGCCGCTTTCGCCCCGAGCTGAACGACGCGGAGCAGCTTGCGCAGATGATGTGGGCCTCGGTGCACGGGCTGGTGTCGCTGCAGATCGCCAAGTGCGACGACCCGTGGATCCACTGGCGCGACCTGCGTGAGACGTCGGCGCTCACCATCGACGCGATGATTCGTGGAATCCTGCGCGAGGGATGA